The Candidatus Methylomirabilota bacterium genome includes the window GAGGGGCTTGTCGATCTGTGTGTCGTGGTCGACGACTACCGAGCTCTTCCGGGGACCGTCTGGCAACAGTGGCTGCATAGGGTCCTGCCGCCCACGGTGTTTTACCTGGAGACCTCGCACGGCGGCCGCTCACTCCGAGCGAAGTACATCGTCATCTCACGTGAAGACCTCGAGCGCGGTGTCTCGCCACGCTGTTTCCATTCCTATCTCTGGGCACGGTTTGCCCAACCCACCGGGGTCGTATATGCTCGACATGAACACGATGCACGGCGGATCTATCCGGCCTTAGCCCGGGCCGTCGTCACATTCGTCGACCGCGTCCTGCCGATGCTGCCGTCGTCGTTCGATGCCCGCGAACTGTGGCAGCGGGGACTGCGCCTGACCTATGGCACCGAACTGCGGCCTGAACGGACGGACGCCGTCGCGCGACTGGTTGACGCCTCACGCGAGTACTACGAGCAGGTCACCCGCATCGCCATGGGCTGCACGCCGTTTGATGTCCGTCCGGTCGAAGAGGACCGGACGACCAGATATCATGCGGCCATACCCTTCGCCGACCGTTTCATCGCCGGCCTCGTCTGGCGAATTCGGACAATACACGGAAAATTCCTGAACGTGTTACGCCTGTTGAAAGGGTTGCTCACCTTTAAGAGCGGCAGGGACTACATCCTGTGGAAGATCGAACGGCATTCCGGCATACGGATCGAGATGCCGCCGTATTACGAGCGCTACCCATGGTTCGCGACGGCGCTAATTCTTGGCAGGCTCTACCGGCGCGGGGCGTTTCGGTAGCAGCCCGTCAGCAAAGAGACGACGTGAAGTCCTTCTTCGTTGGTTTCTGGTTCGTTTGCCTGCTGGTACTGTCGTGGAGCGGGGGCGCGCAGGCCCAGATTCAAGCGACCGAAGGTCCATGCGACCGCGGCGCGTCGACCGCCATCGATGTTCGGGTGCATGGTGTCAGGAGCGATCGCGGGAATATCATGTTCGTCCTGTACGGCGATAACCCCGACGATTTCCTCGTGAAGGGCAAAAGGATTTTTAAACAACACTTCGCCGCAAAACGCGGAACCGTGGCATTCTGCATTGCCGTTTCGGCCGGTACCTATGCCGCCAGCGTCTACCACGATGAAAACGGGAATAAGAAACTTGACAGGAACTGGATCGGGATACCCGCCGAAGGCGCCGGCTTCTCGAACAATCCCACGCTTCTTGTAGGCCCACCCAGCCATGCGCAGGCGGCATTTCAGGTTTCACACGGCCCCACACGCATCGACATCCAACTCAATTATTCGATCGTATCGGGACAACAAGGCTCGAACCGGCCGTAATCACAGGCTGATCGCATCAGGAGCCGACAATCGTCCGTCCCTCCATGGGCCCCTTATATGGGCTTCCCCTGTTTTGCGTCTCGTACTCGCGCCCCTGTTGCCGGATCAGGTGATGTATTGCCCCCAGGGTTACCCGGGTGGACGCCTGCGGGATAACGCCTGAATCATCAGCCCAACAACAATAATATTGCCCAGCAGTGCCGCGAAGGACAGCCAGCTCTCGCCATACAACAGTTCGTAAATCTCAAACGGGATATAGATGCCGCCGCTCACGGCAGCAAACCACTCCGCCCAGCGCCTTTCCAGCCATAAACCGTACGCCTCCACAAATCGTACTGACGCATATCCTGCAGCCAAAGCAGCCAGAGTCCGCAATCGCGAATCTGTAGCCTGAGCTGCGAACTCAAGAAAAATACGCGGATACCGGCTGGCAGGATTGAGATGGAGGTGCCCTACCAGCCGCTCGGCGACCCATTGCGCATCATGATGAACGAACGACA containing:
- a CDS encoding DUF2127 domain-containing protein; the encoded protein is MQSSGTLRTVALLEAAKGLLVLVAGIGVLSFVHHDAQWVAERLVGHLHLNPASRYPRIFLEFAAQATDSRLRTLAALAAGYASVRFVEAYGLWLERRWAEWFAAVSGGIYIPFEIYELLYGESWLSFAALLGNIIVVGLMIQALSRRRPPG